From the Solanum stenotomum isolate F172 chromosome 4, ASM1918654v1, whole genome shotgun sequence genome, one window contains:
- the LOC125862158 gene encoding autophagy-related protein 18f-like isoform X1, translating to MGTKNNDGEKPKEGSKSGRSSNGFIPTSFRVLSRIVSSGASTVASTVRSAASAIMDRDNDHDQVLWAGFDKLECEGGTSRQILLLGCQYGFQIWDVEDSDNIRNLVSRSDGPVPFMHILPKPIASKKHEDKFSDSRPVLILCTDGCFSGGSNIREGIGKLHDVTIQQHHDQESTSFDPAIVWFYSLTCHSYVHQLKFRSVVHLVRCSSRVIAILQATQIHCFDAATLYKEYTVVTNPVITGFSGFGSTGVGPLALGPRWMAYSGSPVSISNSGHINPQHLTPSASFPSLAPNGSLITHYAKESSKQLAAGIVTLGDIGYKKLARYYSDLSPDSNCSHSGTACGKISGTANGHLPGADNVGMVIVRDIVSKALVAQFRAHKSPVSALCFDPSSTRLVTASVQGHNINVFQIMPILSENKSPNPGSSYLHLYRLQRGPTNAVIQDISFSGDSQWIMITSSRGTSHLFTIPPSGTVNFQSSDAFLTGRSNGSSVLEKPAVHCTLNSKIPVLNLHNICESGPPVTLSAVGRIRSGGNGWRNTVTGAAAAATGRTISFSGSIASAFHHCNSTSQYADSGLLKANHRLLVFSSRGCMTQYALRMCSELDSVATFPSMGSTYEAYLETKLVVEAIQKWNIFQKQNYKERDDNADIYGEFGCSDSSKVFPEGITKGNSVSSETWNTFTKEKIRSEIGHHIYISEAELQMHKPHNQVWAKPEVFFRSFVMDRIHLDDEGGGEAEIEVIPTHMVEARSKHLFPVYSHHLQASKSGKASVRVHGDNIQQLRPSPEVTASNKLKLNSGCECSSLSMDESSIELHHGRETERDSVGATCQTTSAFVNSSDNTSLDYVNDIRSTMETTQSKFVNTNLGVTKTHSFRR from the exons GTTCTGTGGGCTGGATTTGACAAGCTGGAATGTGAGGGAGGCACTTCTCGTCAAATTTTGCTCTTGGGTTGTCAGTATGGTTTCCAGATTTGGGATGTTGAAGATTCTGATAATATACGCAACTTAGTTTCCAGGTCAGATGGTCCTGTTCCTTTCATGCATATATTACCAAAACCAATAGCATCAAAGAAGCACGAGGACAAATTTTCTGATAGTCGCCCAGTTTTAATACTTTGTACTGATGGGTGTTTTTCTGGAGGTAGTAACATTCGGGAGGGCATAGGGAAACTTCATGATGTAACCATCCAACAGCATCATGACCAAGAAAGTACCAGTTTTGATCCTGCTATTGTTTGGTTTTATTCCTTGACATGTCACTCTTATGTGCATCAGTTGAAGTTCAGATCAGTTGTTCATTTGGTTAGATGTAGCTCCCGTGTGATTGCCATTTTACAAGCAACTCAG ATACACTGCTTTGATGCTGCAACTCTATATAAGGAATATACTGTTGTTACCAATCCTGTCATCACGGGTTTTTCAGGGTTCGGTAGTACAGGTGTGGGACCTCTTGCATTGGGTCCCAGGTGGATGGCCTATAGTGGAAGTCcagtttcaatttcaaattctgGTCACATCAATCCACAGCACCTTACTCCTTCAGCTAGTTTCCCCAGTCTGGCTCCAAATGGCAGCTTAATCACTCATTATGCAAAGGAATCCAGCAAGCAACTTGCAGCTGGTATTGTGACTCTAGGGGACATCGGGTATAAGAAGCTCGCTAGGTACTATTCTGATCTGTCACCAGATAGTAATTGTTCTCACTCTGGGACTGCTTGTGGGAAGATATCAGGAACTGCTAATGGTCATCTCCCAGGTGCAGACAATGTCGGAATG GTCATAGTCAGGGACATTGTCAGCAAAGCTCTTGTTGCTCAGTTTAGGGCACATAAGAGTCCTGTTTCAGCTCTATGCTTTGATCCTAGCAGTACTCGATTGGTGACAGCTTCAGTTCAGGGTCATAATATCAATGTATTCCAGATAATGCCTATACTATCTGAAAATAAATCGCCTAATCCTGGTTCATCTTATCTCCATCTTTACAGGCTGCAGCGTGGACCGACTAATGCG GTTATACAGGATATAAGTTTTAGTGGTGATAGCCAGTGGATTATGATAACTTCTTCCAGAGGGACTAGCCATCTATTTACAATTCCTCCTTCAGGGACGGTTAATTTTCAATCTTCAGATGCATTTCTTACTGGTAGGAGTAATGGCTCTAGTGTCTTGGAAAAACCTGCAGTTCATTGCACCTTGAATTCAAAAATTCCGGTGCTTAATCTACATAACATCTGTGAATCTGGTCCTCCGGTGACTCTTTCTGCTGTTGGTCGAATAAGGAGTGGAGGTAATGGGTGGAGAAATACTGTAACCGGTGCTGCAGCTGCTGCAACTGGAAGGACAATTTCTTTTTCTGGGTCCATTGCTTCAGCTTTTCACCACTGCAATAGTACTAGTCAATATGCTGATTCAGGCCTTCTAAAAGCAAATCATCGCCTGCTTGTTTTTTCATCTCGGGGCTGTATGACGCAGTATGCATTGCGTATGTGTTCTGAGCTAGATTCTGTTGCAACCTTTCCTTCTATGGGTTCAACTTACGAGGCATATCTTGAAACAAAATTAGTGGTAGAGGCAATCCAGAAGTGGAATATTTTCCAGAAACAAAATTACAAAGAACGAGATGATAATGCTGATATATATGGTGAATTTGGATGTTCTGATAGCAGTAAAGTATTTCCTGAAGGAATAACCAAGGGAAACAGTGTCTCTTCCGAGACTTGGAACACATTTACTAAAGAAAAGATAAGATCTGAGATAGGACATCATATTTACATATCCGAAGCAGAACTCCAAATGCATAAACCTCATAATCAAGTGTGGGCAAAACCTGAG GTATTTTTTCGATCATTTGTTATGGATAGGATTCACTTAGACGATGAAGGTGGTGGAGAGGCTGAGATTGAAGTAATACCAACTCATATGGTTGAGGCAAGGTCAAAACATTTATTTCCAGTTTATAGTCACCACCTTCAAGCTTCCAAGAGCGGAAAAGCAAG TGTTCGTGTTCATGGCGACAACATCCAACAGTTACGTCCAAGTCCAGAGGTCACTGCAAGCAATAAGCTCAAGTTAAATAGTGGTTGTGAGTGCTCTTCCCTTTCCATGGATGAATCCAGCATTGAACTTCACCATGGCAGAGAAACCGAGAGGGATAGTGTTGGAGCGACATGCCAAACGACTAGTGCCTTTGTAAATAGTAGTGACAACACTAGCCTAGATTATGTAAATGATATAAGAAGCACCATGGAGACTACACAATCCAAGTTTGTAAATACTAACCTAGGTGTTACAAAAACTCACTCATTTAGAAGATGA
- the LOC125862158 gene encoding autophagy-related protein 18f-like isoform X2, which translates to MGTKNNDGEKPKEGSKSGRSSNGFIPTSFRVLSRIVSSGASTVASTVRSAASAIMDRDNDHDQVLWAGFDKLECEGGTSRQILLLGCQYGFQIWDVEDSDNIRNLVSSNIREGIGKLHDVTIQQHHDQESTSFDPAIVWFYSLTCHSYVHQLKFRSVVHLVRCSSRVIAILQATQIHCFDAATLYKEYTVVTNPVITGFSGFGSTGVGPLALGPRWMAYSGSPVSISNSGHINPQHLTPSASFPSLAPNGSLITHYAKESSKQLAAGIVTLGDIGYKKLARYYSDLSPDSNCSHSGTACGKISGTANGHLPGADNVGMVIVRDIVSKALVAQFRAHKSPVSALCFDPSSTRLVTASVQGHNINVFQIMPILSENKSPNPGSSYLHLYRLQRGPTNAVIQDISFSGDSQWIMITSSRGTSHLFTIPPSGTVNFQSSDAFLTGRSNGSSVLEKPAVHCTLNSKIPVLNLHNICESGPPVTLSAVGRIRSGGNGWRNTVTGAAAAATGRTISFSGSIASAFHHCNSTSQYADSGLLKANHRLLVFSSRGCMTQYALRMCSELDSVATFPSMGSTYEAYLETKLVVEAIQKWNIFQKQNYKERDDNADIYGEFGCSDSSKVFPEGITKGNSVSSETWNTFTKEKIRSEIGHHIYISEAELQMHKPHNQVWAKPEVFFRSFVMDRIHLDDEGGGEAEIEVIPTHMVEARSKHLFPVYSHHLQASKSGKASVRVHGDNIQQLRPSPEVTASNKLKLNSGCECSSLSMDESSIELHHGRETERDSVGATCQTTSAFVNSSDNTSLDYVNDIRSTMETTQSKFVNTNLGVTKTHSFRR; encoded by the exons GTTCTGTGGGCTGGATTTGACAAGCTGGAATGTGAGGGAGGCACTTCTCGTCAAATTTTGCTCTTGGGTTGTCAGTATGGTTTCCAGATTTGGGATGTTGAAGATTCTGATAATATACGCAACTTAGTTTCCAG TAACATTCGGGAGGGCATAGGGAAACTTCATGATGTAACCATCCAACAGCATCATGACCAAGAAAGTACCAGTTTTGATCCTGCTATTGTTTGGTTTTATTCCTTGACATGTCACTCTTATGTGCATCAGTTGAAGTTCAGATCAGTTGTTCATTTGGTTAGATGTAGCTCCCGTGTGATTGCCATTTTACAAGCAACTCAG ATACACTGCTTTGATGCTGCAACTCTATATAAGGAATATACTGTTGTTACCAATCCTGTCATCACGGGTTTTTCAGGGTTCGGTAGTACAGGTGTGGGACCTCTTGCATTGGGTCCCAGGTGGATGGCCTATAGTGGAAGTCcagtttcaatttcaaattctgGTCACATCAATCCACAGCACCTTACTCCTTCAGCTAGTTTCCCCAGTCTGGCTCCAAATGGCAGCTTAATCACTCATTATGCAAAGGAATCCAGCAAGCAACTTGCAGCTGGTATTGTGACTCTAGGGGACATCGGGTATAAGAAGCTCGCTAGGTACTATTCTGATCTGTCACCAGATAGTAATTGTTCTCACTCTGGGACTGCTTGTGGGAAGATATCAGGAACTGCTAATGGTCATCTCCCAGGTGCAGACAATGTCGGAATG GTCATAGTCAGGGACATTGTCAGCAAAGCTCTTGTTGCTCAGTTTAGGGCACATAAGAGTCCTGTTTCAGCTCTATGCTTTGATCCTAGCAGTACTCGATTGGTGACAGCTTCAGTTCAGGGTCATAATATCAATGTATTCCAGATAATGCCTATACTATCTGAAAATAAATCGCCTAATCCTGGTTCATCTTATCTCCATCTTTACAGGCTGCAGCGTGGACCGACTAATGCG GTTATACAGGATATAAGTTTTAGTGGTGATAGCCAGTGGATTATGATAACTTCTTCCAGAGGGACTAGCCATCTATTTACAATTCCTCCTTCAGGGACGGTTAATTTTCAATCTTCAGATGCATTTCTTACTGGTAGGAGTAATGGCTCTAGTGTCTTGGAAAAACCTGCAGTTCATTGCACCTTGAATTCAAAAATTCCGGTGCTTAATCTACATAACATCTGTGAATCTGGTCCTCCGGTGACTCTTTCTGCTGTTGGTCGAATAAGGAGTGGAGGTAATGGGTGGAGAAATACTGTAACCGGTGCTGCAGCTGCTGCAACTGGAAGGACAATTTCTTTTTCTGGGTCCATTGCTTCAGCTTTTCACCACTGCAATAGTACTAGTCAATATGCTGATTCAGGCCTTCTAAAAGCAAATCATCGCCTGCTTGTTTTTTCATCTCGGGGCTGTATGACGCAGTATGCATTGCGTATGTGTTCTGAGCTAGATTCTGTTGCAACCTTTCCTTCTATGGGTTCAACTTACGAGGCATATCTTGAAACAAAATTAGTGGTAGAGGCAATCCAGAAGTGGAATATTTTCCAGAAACAAAATTACAAAGAACGAGATGATAATGCTGATATATATGGTGAATTTGGATGTTCTGATAGCAGTAAAGTATTTCCTGAAGGAATAACCAAGGGAAACAGTGTCTCTTCCGAGACTTGGAACACATTTACTAAAGAAAAGATAAGATCTGAGATAGGACATCATATTTACATATCCGAAGCAGAACTCCAAATGCATAAACCTCATAATCAAGTGTGGGCAAAACCTGAG GTATTTTTTCGATCATTTGTTATGGATAGGATTCACTTAGACGATGAAGGTGGTGGAGAGGCTGAGATTGAAGTAATACCAACTCATATGGTTGAGGCAAGGTCAAAACATTTATTTCCAGTTTATAGTCACCACCTTCAAGCTTCCAAGAGCGGAAAAGCAAG TGTTCGTGTTCATGGCGACAACATCCAACAGTTACGTCCAAGTCCAGAGGTCACTGCAAGCAATAAGCTCAAGTTAAATAGTGGTTGTGAGTGCTCTTCCCTTTCCATGGATGAATCCAGCATTGAACTTCACCATGGCAGAGAAACCGAGAGGGATAGTGTTGGAGCGACATGCCAAACGACTAGTGCCTTTGTAAATAGTAGTGACAACACTAGCCTAGATTATGTAAATGATATAAGAAGCACCATGGAGACTACACAATCCAAGTTTGTAAATACTAACCTAGGTGTTACAAAAACTCACTCATTTAGAAGATGA
- the LOC125862158 gene encoding autophagy-related protein 18f-like isoform X3: MHILPKPIASKKHEDKFSDSRPVLILCTDGCFSGGSNIREGIGKLHDVTIQQHHDQESTSFDPAIVWFYSLTCHSYVHQLKFRSVVHLVRCSSRVIAILQATQIHCFDAATLYKEYTVVTNPVITGFSGFGSTGVGPLALGPRWMAYSGSPVSISNSGHINPQHLTPSASFPSLAPNGSLITHYAKESSKQLAAGIVTLGDIGYKKLARYYSDLSPDSNCSHSGTACGKISGTANGHLPGADNVGMVIVRDIVSKALVAQFRAHKSPVSALCFDPSSTRLVTASVQGHNINVFQIMPILSENKSPNPGSSYLHLYRLQRGPTNAVIQDISFSGDSQWIMITSSRGTSHLFTIPPSGTVNFQSSDAFLTGRSNGSSVLEKPAVHCTLNSKIPVLNLHNICESGPPVTLSAVGRIRSGGNGWRNTVTGAAAAATGRTISFSGSIASAFHHCNSTSQYADSGLLKANHRLLVFSSRGCMTQYALRMCSELDSVATFPSMGSTYEAYLETKLVVEAIQKWNIFQKQNYKERDDNADIYGEFGCSDSSKVFPEGITKGNSVSSETWNTFTKEKIRSEIGHHIYISEAELQMHKPHNQVWAKPEVFFRSFVMDRIHLDDEGGGEAEIEVIPTHMVEARSKHLFPVYSHHLQASKSGKASVRVHGDNIQQLRPSPEVTASNKLKLNSGCECSSLSMDESSIELHHGRETERDSVGATCQTTSAFVNSSDNTSLDYVNDIRSTMETTQSKFVNTNLGVTKTHSFRR; encoded by the exons ATGCATATATTACCAAAACCAATAGCATCAAAGAAGCACGAGGACAAATTTTCTGATAGTCGCCCAGTTTTAATACTTTGTACTGATGGGTGTTTTTCTGGAGGTAGTAACATTCGGGAGGGCATAGGGAAACTTCATGATGTAACCATCCAACAGCATCATGACCAAGAAAGTACCAGTTTTGATCCTGCTATTGTTTGGTTTTATTCCTTGACATGTCACTCTTATGTGCATCAGTTGAAGTTCAGATCAGTTGTTCATTTGGTTAGATGTAGCTCCCGTGTGATTGCCATTTTACAAGCAACTCAG ATACACTGCTTTGATGCTGCAACTCTATATAAGGAATATACTGTTGTTACCAATCCTGTCATCACGGGTTTTTCAGGGTTCGGTAGTACAGGTGTGGGACCTCTTGCATTGGGTCCCAGGTGGATGGCCTATAGTGGAAGTCcagtttcaatttcaaattctgGTCACATCAATCCACAGCACCTTACTCCTTCAGCTAGTTTCCCCAGTCTGGCTCCAAATGGCAGCTTAATCACTCATTATGCAAAGGAATCCAGCAAGCAACTTGCAGCTGGTATTGTGACTCTAGGGGACATCGGGTATAAGAAGCTCGCTAGGTACTATTCTGATCTGTCACCAGATAGTAATTGTTCTCACTCTGGGACTGCTTGTGGGAAGATATCAGGAACTGCTAATGGTCATCTCCCAGGTGCAGACAATGTCGGAATG GTCATAGTCAGGGACATTGTCAGCAAAGCTCTTGTTGCTCAGTTTAGGGCACATAAGAGTCCTGTTTCAGCTCTATGCTTTGATCCTAGCAGTACTCGATTGGTGACAGCTTCAGTTCAGGGTCATAATATCAATGTATTCCAGATAATGCCTATACTATCTGAAAATAAATCGCCTAATCCTGGTTCATCTTATCTCCATCTTTACAGGCTGCAGCGTGGACCGACTAATGCG GTTATACAGGATATAAGTTTTAGTGGTGATAGCCAGTGGATTATGATAACTTCTTCCAGAGGGACTAGCCATCTATTTACAATTCCTCCTTCAGGGACGGTTAATTTTCAATCTTCAGATGCATTTCTTACTGGTAGGAGTAATGGCTCTAGTGTCTTGGAAAAACCTGCAGTTCATTGCACCTTGAATTCAAAAATTCCGGTGCTTAATCTACATAACATCTGTGAATCTGGTCCTCCGGTGACTCTTTCTGCTGTTGGTCGAATAAGGAGTGGAGGTAATGGGTGGAGAAATACTGTAACCGGTGCTGCAGCTGCTGCAACTGGAAGGACAATTTCTTTTTCTGGGTCCATTGCTTCAGCTTTTCACCACTGCAATAGTACTAGTCAATATGCTGATTCAGGCCTTCTAAAAGCAAATCATCGCCTGCTTGTTTTTTCATCTCGGGGCTGTATGACGCAGTATGCATTGCGTATGTGTTCTGAGCTAGATTCTGTTGCAACCTTTCCTTCTATGGGTTCAACTTACGAGGCATATCTTGAAACAAAATTAGTGGTAGAGGCAATCCAGAAGTGGAATATTTTCCAGAAACAAAATTACAAAGAACGAGATGATAATGCTGATATATATGGTGAATTTGGATGTTCTGATAGCAGTAAAGTATTTCCTGAAGGAATAACCAAGGGAAACAGTGTCTCTTCCGAGACTTGGAACACATTTACTAAAGAAAAGATAAGATCTGAGATAGGACATCATATTTACATATCCGAAGCAGAACTCCAAATGCATAAACCTCATAATCAAGTGTGGGCAAAACCTGAG GTATTTTTTCGATCATTTGTTATGGATAGGATTCACTTAGACGATGAAGGTGGTGGAGAGGCTGAGATTGAAGTAATACCAACTCATATGGTTGAGGCAAGGTCAAAACATTTATTTCCAGTTTATAGTCACCACCTTCAAGCTTCCAAGAGCGGAAAAGCAAG TGTTCGTGTTCATGGCGACAACATCCAACAGTTACGTCCAAGTCCAGAGGTCACTGCAAGCAATAAGCTCAAGTTAAATAGTGGTTGTGAGTGCTCTTCCCTTTCCATGGATGAATCCAGCATTGAACTTCACCATGGCAGAGAAACCGAGAGGGATAGTGTTGGAGCGACATGCCAAACGACTAGTGCCTTTGTAAATAGTAGTGACAACACTAGCCTAGATTATGTAAATGATATAAGAAGCACCATGGAGACTACACAATCCAAGTTTGTAAATACTAACCTAGGTGTTACAAAAACTCACTCATTTAGAAGATGA